GGTGTTTACTGTTGTTTGTAGAGCGATGAATTGTTTTGGGCTTTTCACTATTGAATTGTTTTAGAACAAAAATAGTTTAAAGATAAAGTCTGATATTGTTGCTAAAATCCGCTGTTTCCTTTAGGGCtgggcaaataaaaaaaacctttaattataacaaaataataaaagttcAATATATGGCTATAATTTTTATGTGCaaacagtgaggaggtatataCACGCAGTCCATCTGCCGCAAATTCATCAACCTTCACTACAAAAAGTAATTGACATTCATCGTCCAGCCCGAGTTGCATTCTTAGAAGTTCCTGATGACTTATAAATGAAAACTCTTGTGACCTTGGTAAAGTTAAAGTTTGGTAATACCAAACTCTTGATTGGGATTTATAGCTCTGTTGTTAAAGTGACTTTGGCTCAGAAGACTTACTTTACTTCAAACTTAATTGTTCATGTTTCACAGACTGAATTCCAGGTAAATTGAAGTCCCTACCTCAAGGCTCAGACCTGACCGCTGATGTTAGGAAGGCTTACGTTCTCTCCATAAAGCACATGGTGGAATACAGTGAGCGATCCTAATGCGATTTATGTAAGCAGTGAACAAATTACTCCAATTAAACTGGATTCATATCACAGACTTATCACAACCAGCGCTGCAGCGAAAACAAAGTCGTGTTCAATGGGCCGAGGAGAGCTGAGGGTGCTCTAAATCTCCTTGTTGTTTTATCCTTTTCTTTCATGGGGATCATGGGAAAAAATCCAATTTGCCCATTAATCTCATCTGGTCAGGGTCTCCAGACCTCCAGATCCACCCGGGCCTGATCAAAGATGGAGGAAACACTGTGTGACAGTGGTACAGATTTCAAGGGGAGACTTCAAAAAGACTTCAATAGATAATCCAATTGAAATGGACACATCACCTTTAGGTGCCGCTTTGGGAGATTCCGGGCCAAATTTTTCTCTtacccctttaaaaaaaacaaaacatcattcCTGAGTTATTAGTTAGACTGAGTGATGGTTTGTATAAGGCTGTAAAATAACAATGCGTCATCCTCTTGGGATCGGAAATATTTGGCATCTGTGTGTTATATGGGTATGGCAACATACTCACCTCTGAAGTAGAGTTACGTTTTTCAAAGAACTTAATGAATGGAAAAGTTACagaatatgtaaaaaataaaggaaTATACCCCTTGACTTTATCTGGCAACCAGAAAACTGTCATGTGAGCTGATAGTTGGATCCATCCAAAATCAAAAAAATACAGACTTCTGCGTTTTGCAACCACAAAACTCCCAAAATGTTTTAGTCAGCACAACATGTACCTTTCCTAACCAACTCTCCTGCTCCATTTTTGTTCCCTGCATTTAAATCGAAGCGGGTTCTCTCTCTCAGGCGATCACCATTGGCTGAGGCTGCGGGACTGAATCCTCCCACGGCCGGTTCCGTGCCTGAACGCCCGGTGCAGTGTGGGTGAGGAGCCCCATCATGAGTCTGGACCTGAGCTGCGGAGCTGCTGCGCTCTGGACGCGGGCCAAAGCCTGTCTGGTGTCAAACCAGCCTGAACAGATACTCTCAGACATCTCATTTCTTCACCTCATTCCTGAGACGGGAGTCTGCCCACCCCTTGTGTAAAGCAATTTAAACCTGATAGGACATCATCTGCCTATCTCCACTCAGGATCTCTGCCGGACTATTACACAGTCGCTCTTCACTTTCCGCGCTCATACGCGCGTTCCCACCGTGGCATGGCTTTTACGCGCAGACCTCCGTCCACCAGTGTGATTTCTTCTTAATCCAagcttgtttatttttgtagatTGAGCAAGTTGTGACTTCTCAAATGTTTCTTATATTTCTTTCATCCGTGGAAATGCTCCGTCCAGATCCATAAAGGAACAACGACTGGTTAATATGAACTTGTTGCCAAGTGGAATATGTTTTTATCTATCTGTGGCAATCTGCTGGCTGACGGCCGAGGTCGATGCGTCCTGGTGGTAAGAAGATCACTGCGTTTTAtttacatctttatttaaatgcaACAGTTTACTGAAGCTCTCTTAGTGACACGTTTTACGTGCCGTACAAAAAGCGCTCCAGTGCGCACACGTTGTAATTGATCTGTCGGCAGAAATATTGAAATGGGatttgtgtaaaataatttttaGTAATTGATTCTTAACTGATACtctgtttactttttactttttttagtTGTATTAAAATTCAGTTCAGAAACAGTTCCATAACGATAATGAGATTTTCTGTTACTAATCCACCTCCACAGCTTTCAGCTTGAACACTTGGATAGAAACATTTTCAGTAGAATATAATTTCTCTGTATTTGCTGCCTTTAAGCCCCTGAGTCTTTAATGAATATTTACACCAGAGCTGTGTACTAAACCCAAAGCTCACACTGGCTGTGACACAGATGCTGTTTGAACAGATCCTTTCTCCACTGGGCTCTAATCGTTTATAAAATCCTTGCAGATTGCAAGTGTTCTCTTTCCCAACCAGCCTCTCCTCATGTTCTGCAGGGACCTGGGAGTGTGGAGGTTTCAACACCTTTCTCAGCAAAACATATTTCTGCCCTCTTGCTTCATTTGATCCtatttctgtgtttgtaaaTTTAACTGTTTAAAGTGTGATTTGCACATTCTTCCATTGAATAATTACAGTAAAGACAGTATATTGATCAAATCATGTACCAGTCCATCCCTCTGCCTGTACTGGCAAATGAACATTGACATATTTTGCAGACAGCTTTCTAAAgtgcttcctctctgtctgtctgctccgcTCTGCAGGTACATGGGCACCCTGGGCTCCCAGGTCATGTGTGACAACATCCCTGGCCTGGTGAACAAGCAGCGCCAGCTGTGCCGCCAACACCCCCGAGTGATGCAGGTCATCGGGGCTGGGATGAAGGACTGGATCTCAGAGTGCCAGCATCAGTTCCGCAGCCACCGCTGGAACTGCAACACCACGGCGAGGGACCACAACCTGTTCGGACGCCTGCTGCTGCGCAGTGAGTCCCCCACTCATTGGAAACTTCAATTCTGGACTAGTGGAGATGTTCAGATAATGCTGTCTGTCATCTGGGGGATGTGAGATCAAACTGCATTCATCTACAGTCTAGAAGCGTCCTACTTGAAGGAGTCAGTGAGTGTCTCTtagctcctgctcctctgtagtTGACCTGTGATCCCTCTGAAGGACAGACACAGTTTTACAGGTTAGATGAGTGAGGAATTCATTCAGTGCTAATTTGACTTCTCAACCAGTCAGTTACCTGGACCCATGAGATCATGTCCATCCAACCCCTGTTCCCTCTTTCTCTGTAGACAAATGCTGAATGGTCGATTTGTTATTTACCGAGTTGGACAGTCCTCACATTGAGCTCTCATGGTTCACAGTTGTCCTCTCCGAACAAATAAGAAGTTACATTTGATCAAATCTGAACCTTTGTTTAAAAACTCTCCTTTCTCCTTGTGGGACAACACCAATTATTTGCCTGTGTCCTGAACGTAACTTTCTATCATGTGCTTTTGGAAACTTCAGTAAACGTCGTCAGGATATCAGTGACCAGGTAATGCTGTGATAATTATAGCTGCATTGTGTTGGTCCATGTTTCAGCCCTGCAGTGCTGTAAGTGATATCAGATGCAGAAGGTGTGTGTACAAAGCATCTTATTCATGAGACAATGACTTCAGGGGCCGTCCGGTGCCTTAAACGCAGCACGGCTGAGGGTAGAAAGTTACTGACTAGATTGCCTGCTACTGTATCTGCTGGCTCGTGTTTCCAGGTCATTGTGTGCTGCTGGCATCTTCTGGAAATGAACGCCTGCGCGAGCCCGTGTGTAACGGCACACCGATTTCTCCGCACTGACAAACATGTTTGACCACATGCCTGAAGTTAAAGCTGATAAAACCAAACAATTAAGTGTTATATTTACTACAACACAGATGCTTCCTGGgggaaaatattttatttctctgtctgAGGTTGGATCACATTCCACACCTTCCCTCTCTTTACAATTGTACATTTATCATCTCCACTGGTTTCGCTGTCAGTTTGAGCTCGTGTTGGGGGCTAATATGTTCCTCTGTGTTTAGTACAGTCTAGCACAGGGAACAGACAAGATGCCAATGGAGGAAACAGGTCTGATAATTGCTCAAtcatttaaagttatttatcaAGCAAATGcagtataaatataatatttaccAATTTAGCttctcaaatataaatatatataaaaatatatatatgctttTTTGATTGAGTTTCTATTGCTTTTGACAAAAGAAGAAATCTGAAGACATCTCCCTCATATtgtgatcattttttttttattattttctgacattttatagacAAAATAATCCATAGATTATTTGATAATTAAAGCAATGATGTCCTAGTTTGTTCGAGTTCATATTTTAGCCTGTACAGtcaacaacagttttttttaatcagtggGATTCAGTTTTATCATAGTGATGTTTATACTTGAGCTACTGTCTCAGTTGCTCTACTAATTACTCTAAActcagcttcttcaaaagagaAATGGCAGAAATGTAGATTTTTTCTAAATTGGCTAATCCCTCCACTTTGAAGCTCCACGTCGGCTTGTTCGCTCTGTTTCTGCTCTctggttctctctcttttttgaaGACGAGAGAAgtcactgattttttttttgggggggggggggggggggggtacttaaatataaatgttctgtAGAGTGTGACAAATGACTCTTCCTGAGGAGTGAATGGCGATTAGCAGCATCAGGGATTGAAATGATTTAAGAAGAATTGAGCAGTGATAAGCAGCCTGTCACTGCCTGTGACAGATGAGAAGTCTGGACAGAAGCACTCTGTCAAACCAGATGTGTCACTGTGCATCTCCGGAGCTAGAATCGGTGCGTATCCCCTGCGAGGACTTGTTATAACAAGtcataatctttttttattggaCCTGGCGGCCTGATGTTCCTCTCCCATGCCCTGAGATTTAACCTGCGAGGCGGATCCTTTGACTTAGTCTGTTTCATGTTGGGGCCTCTAATCAGCCGTGTGGTATTCGGACCTCCCAGCCGGGCCCCGGCCGTGTCACACAACATTATCACGGCACGTCAAGGCACCCTCAGAAGCTCCTTATTGTCAATTTCAGGAGGCTAATTTCAAACAATTACACAGGAGTTTTTCTCTCAGCATTCCCCTCATTAACCTCGTTAGGCACGCTCAACTTAGCTgctggactgacacacacacacagacacacagacacacacacacacacacacacacacacacacacacacacacacacacacacatatctgagTGTTTGCCAGGACTGGAAgtcatttctgtctctttcttctaAAACTGGTGCTAATACCAGGATTTAAATACAGTGATCACAagtttttgatttttttcttttgagaaGGAAATTTCgctacaaattttttttattttcatttaagaaaaaataatctaaaacaAAGTTCTCAAATGTTTGAACTTGCCATCGGAAAAAATACTGCATAATAACCTAATTAAAATTGGAAAGTTGTTAAAATATAAGAATAAATGACTGGTAGGCCCCAAAAACGGTACTCTTGTGTGTAACCCAACCTTAGtgtttatgtaaatatatattttcttttaaaattgaTAATGATTAAAAGAATCTGTTAATCCTTCAGAGTTACTAATCAAAGCAACACACTGAGGATTTGGTCGTTATGTGCTTGTAGAATGGAATTCAGGTTAGAATAGCAAGTACATTTTTCTTCAATAGAAATCAACCTATAAATGtagttgattttatttcatgtatttatttacgtTAATATTGATCCTGAGGATAAAACATTGTGACATTATGAGGCTTCCCATAATACTATAATACTCTCATGAAAGGAGTACTATagtttttaaattatgaattttaTTGTTAACccttaaaatcacatttattgtTACTGAAAGAAACTTAATGAGAGCGTTTTGGGATCTTTACCTATTGTACTATCCTCTCCCTTGTGTTTGGCTGTTTTCAAATCTAGAGTCTTGATAAAAATCCGAAATACTAGatagaaaaaacaaatttaattgcACATTatcaaatgtgaaataaaaagatttttttctccctcagataaacataaacacacttgCAGTTGCTTTTCCGCTCCTGAATAGTGTCTGCAGAATTTCCTCTCAGGTCACTGTGAATTCCCGCTGAGCTCCAGAAACTGGAAGTAGAGTCTGAACGTAATCTCACACAAGACTAAcagttaaacaaaaaaatggaaaaagaaatgtaatttgtgTCGAGAGAGAGTAATTCAGATTACACTTTTTGTCActtatattgacatttaaaaataataaaagatatattcaaatttaaaaagaaGCAGCTCTAAACATGTCAAGAATTCACTCCTTTCACTGCCTGTCACTGTGAGAACTTTCACATGTGACCCATACACACCCTTTGATCTCTCATCAGTTACATGGAGAGTCAGATAAGGGCAGATATCAGGGCCTTGCTGGTAAACGTTAGATGCTTATCCACCTTGGAGGTAGATGAAGAGCTTTAATTCCAGGCCTTGCATGAAATAAAAGCCTGGAgcagacaacaacaaacatgggtCATACAGGTAGCAGCAGCGGGGCCAAACATCTTAAAGATCAGTCTGTGTTTCATGGTGTGATTGTGCCGTCAGCCAACCAGATCAATGAGAGAAGATAAAACGTGGAGGTTTGATCCCCCATTTCATATCAATACAGATTATTGCTGTAGAGGAGTGAAGAAGTTACTGTGTTATttgtttaattacattttatattaatcTCCGGATCACACTAAACAAAATGGCTTCAGAATGAATTTACAAAAAAGTGGCACACATTCATGAACCCTTCAGGTTAACGTGTGAGCAGactctgtgacttttcatctcaCATTTTCAATTGATGCTGAACTTTAATAACATGCAAATTAACGACATTCCCATCAAGCTCAGTTGTGGTAAAAATGGAAATtgactcattatctactcagcactTTGCCCATGGAGGAGTaggtccacaaaacacttcatgagcttcaggggtaaacagtgttcaGGCTAATATGTTAGAAAAACattggcaatgattcctaagactTCTTAACACAATCATATGACAAAAAATGCCATCAGGACTTGCTAGTGTTAGCACGCTAACACTAGTATATGACGACCAGAGCTGTTAGCATGGCTGCAGATTCTTATCCGGAGCTGTTCTCAGTGTTCACTGCTCCCAATATTGTATGacacatccatccatttgtTCAGGTGACTCCTCTGAACCCCAGACACCAGCTCCACACATTTGATGGTCACACTATTTCTAGATTTGTTGTTTAACAAAGCCTCAGGCCTTTGACGTAAATCTTGTTCAATCAATGAAAAAATGGAATCAATGGGTCTTTATACTCAGCTCCTGATGTGAGCAACACGGTTACACACTTGAAACGTGGACTAGTCTCTCGTGCAAAAGTAAAGACTCTTGACAGCTGAGATTTAATCTGCTAAATCTTACTGAAGCAAATCATCTAAATTACTTTTAACCTAATCCTGAGCAATCCTGAAATATCttattgttttgtcattttaatggTCAGCTATGACCTTGACAGATCTGAAAGACCTCTAACTTTTGGCTGGAGACTGGCTCTGAGTTTGTCTCAAAAGGAATAACATCATATCCACTAGTTTCCAGTGGTAAACTGTTTCAATCAGATTCTTCTCTGCATTACCCTGTTTTTTCCTGATGCAGGTTTCCCTGTTTACAACATCTCACCCTCTCCCTACAGGCAGCCGCGAGGTGGCCTTCATGTACGCCATCTCCTCGGCTGGTGTGGTTTACACGTTGGCGCGGGCCTGCAGCCAGGGTGAGCTGGACTCCTGCTCCTGCGATCCCACTAAGAAGGGCTCCTCGCGGGATGCCAAGGGCTCCTTCGACTGGGGCGGCTGCAGTGACCACGTGGAGCACGCCATGCGCTTCAGCCAGGCCTTCGTGGACGccaaggagaggaaggagagggatgcTCGGGCCCTCATGAACCTGCACAACAACCGAGCCGGCAGGAAGGTGAGGACGCGCTGACCTTACAGCTGTAGATATTCCTTCAGGAAATCAAGTGATGAAATCATTGAGATGCTATTTCTTCTAAAAAATACTGCTTTAAGTTAGTTTAAAGATGTCACCTTGCAGTGAGTCAGCTGTGGTAAAGAACATCAAGAGTTAAGTTCTTTGAGTTATAAAGGAAGTACAACATCTGTGGATGCTCACAAAGAGCTTTTTAATCTGAATCTGCTGTGCCAGACCCGACAACACGTCTAAAACATTCACCTGTTATTCTGCTTCGACCTGCATCTGAGCTTCACATGTAGTCGTCACGTGTTGATGGACGTTTTAAAATGTGTGGCTGTTTTTTATCTCCCCAAGCATATAATACCGGGGAAATAGTGATTGATATGTCGGTCAGTTCACACATCTGTCCACCCATCTGTAATCATTTggtgtctggagccgcaaactCTTTGGAATTTTTCATGAAACCTAAATCCAAAGAAGAGGAgccttttgatattttcttcaaGTCTTCAAGACTCGTCCATATTCAAAGCCATGCTTCTTGTTTTGAACGTATTGTGTGAATTGAAAGATTGTCAGGGTGAAAAATAGATACTTGTGTGCCATTACTATTTACAAGTCAGATTCATGTTGTGACTTGAGACACAATAAAAATTATGAAATCTTATCCAAATTTAAAGATAGATTGAGTTATAACTGCTGTTCAGCATTTCAAACATCTTCCTGCTAATTCCGCAAACGTCCGTCTCTCTGCCTGTGGAACGTTTATCTCGTAAACAATTAATCGTATCTGCTTCACACTTACGGAGCTGGGGAAGTGCAGTGTAAAATTATGTGATACTTTTAATATTGATACAGATTGACTAAACAGACGACCAGTAGCAGACAGTGGGGGTGGGGCAGTGGGGCTTCAGTCTGTGGACTGAGTAGAGCATATATCTTGTTCTACGTCATGTAGTAAAAGACAGTAGCGGTCAGCAACCGACAGCCTGTTCCCTCAGATCGTTTTGACAATctgattctttttatttcacactatcagactcacacagacacgggTGCAGTGGGTGCTGCTCTCCATCTGATCTGCAACATTCACAGTATCACTTCCTCTCTAGCAATATGTCTTCCGAGTAAAAGTACAACTTTTGTTTTATAGAACTTTtgatttgaaaagttgtgaacttgaaGGTTGCTCGATTGTTTAACAGACCTGTGAAATAGCTGATTGGTAATGAGTAAAAAATGACAccagttcagtaaatcattcaaacttacacAGATATAAcagaaataaagcaaattcagtttcattttatgaaaaacagtcTTCacaatcttcactgcagattaaccaggtaggatgaacacaaagttttctaactttaaAAGGTTCTGGACACAAcatccagcaaacaaacaataaaaagtgactgtatattgtagaactgtttgaggagcaCTCCCTAAGGAccattctgaagtagctcctgATCAT
Above is a genomic segment from Pleuronectes platessa chromosome 7, fPlePla1.1, whole genome shotgun sequence containing:
- the wnt2 gene encoding protein Wnt-2 isoform X2, with product MNLLPSGICFYLSVAICWLTAEVDASWWYMGTLGSQVMCDNIPGLVNKQRQLCRQHPRVMQVIGAGMKDWISECQHQFRSHRWNCNTTARDHNLFGRLLLRSSREVAFMYAISSAGVVYTLARACSQGELDSCSCDPTKKGSSRDAKGSFDWGGCSDHVEHAMRFSQAFVDAKERKERDARALMNLHNNRAGRKAVKRFMNLECKCHGVSGSCSVRTCWLAMADFRRTGDHLRKRYNGAVQVAVNQYGTGFTAAHTHFKRPSKNDLVYFEDSPDYCIRDHESGSMGTGGRVCNRTSRGVDGCEVMCCGRGYDTSRVSQTTKCECKFHWCCAVHCQDCHQQVDVHTCKGQT
- the wnt2 gene encoding protein Wnt-2 isoform X1, coding for MNLLPSGICFYLSVAICWLTAEVDASWWYMGTLGSQVMCDNIPGLVNKQRQLCRQHPRVMQVIGAGMKDWISECQHQFRSHRWNCNTTARDHNLFGRLLLRSSREVAFMYAISSAGVVYTLARACSQGELDSCSCDPTKKGSSRDAKGSFDWGGCSDHVEHAMRFSQAFVDAKERKERDARALMNLHNNRAGRKAVKRFMNLECKCHGVSGSCSVRTCWLAMADFRRTGDHLRKRYNGAVQVAVNQYGTGFTAAHTHFKRPSKNDLVYFEDSPDYCIRDHESGSMGTGGRVCNRTSRGVDGCEVMCCGRGYDTSRVSQTTKCECKFHWCCAVHCQDCHQQVDVHTCKAPLVADWLEQCCAVWVIQRSGFPNKKCILL